CTAGAATTTTAAGATTTGATTGgccattaaaatatacacaTATCTATCCTGCAGcaatagttttattttacgATCTTAATTGGAGTACAGTAAATTGGGAAGAGAAAAAAAGAGAATTGGAGACAAAAATTGATGCATTAAGAAATGTCATTCAGAAAGATGGTAAACCATATAATAAAGGTACACAAATAATTCTTGTAATTATTCAACATAATGAAGGAGTAACTAAAGAAGAAAATGATAAACTTTGCAATCCAAAAGCAGCtgaaatattatcattggtaaagttaaaaaataatcaactTTTTGTTATACCTGATACAGAGACAACattatataactttattcTTCGATtagaaaaacaattttatgaattaactccaatattttatcaagaaTGTATTCGAAAAATTAGATCTCGAAACATTccaaataataattcaattCTCCTTATTCGACAACAATTTAAATTAGCATTTTTAAGCGAGTTACGACAAGATAATCATACTGCAATgaggtaaatttttttttttttttaatttttataattaatatttctagAAATTATAAACTTGCATATCAAAAATGTGCAGAATTGGATATGGTTGATCGAGATGCttatgaaattttatcaGTTGCAAgtgttataaattataagatATGTCAACTTTCATTTCAAAATAATCTTATTAGAGAAAGTTTTACTCAATATGTTAAACATCagaatactttttttaatagaaaatgtGGTGTTTATCCTGATCCATATATTGCTAAGATAGAATTTAATTTATGGAAAAGAGAACAGTGTGTTTTATTTGCAAAGTTATTTGAAAAAGCAATAAGTAATGGTTTATTGGCTATAATTCATAAGAATCCCggtatttattatcaatcaGCAGCTGAATTTCAAAGGTGTGctaatatttacattaaagAGATGCTAGCAACAATATCGTACAATGAAAATAATGTAGTAAGAGAAGACgttttatcatttaacaaagatttatcaaaaacgcatacaatatattttggGCAACGTCCATGGAGGGTACTTACAGATTTGATGCCTGATAATGTTTTTGACAATAGTCATGAAAAAAGTGCTTTATTGACATtacaatcaaaaattttacctAATTATCAACAAACAATTCAATTGTATAATATAGCTATGAAACATTTTGAGAAATTTCAAGCTCATCGATTTCAGACTAGAATAAAATCTCAAATTGCTGATGAGTTGATATCTTCTGGAAATTATAAACAAGctcaattatatttatatgatattttGATGGAATACTATAAATCAAGAAACTTTGTTTTAACTCAAAATTTacttgtaaaatttttagaaattgcATTTTTAAATGCAAATCTTAATGATTATATTTGGGCAATTTCACAACTTTCTAGTAGTAGgcaatatacttttttaacaGTTAATGTTTCACAacatacaaatttttatactcaTAATTTAATAAGTCTTTTTCAAGGAGTTATTCCTGCACCATTAAAATCTGGTGTTATACCTTTAATTGATTCTGAATTGAATAGTATATTTGGTAAATGGCAACAAACATTATCTGATAAaccaatatttaaaataaatcttaCTGGATTAGTTTGTTTTTTAGAAGTATCTGTAAGTTTAACACAATTATCAATTGAAAATGAGTACGGTAATGAAAATTGTGTACTAGCTagagttaatatttttaatgatctAAATTGTGATATATCATTTGGAAAATTGACATTGTATATTGAAGATTGTTGTAAAGTGCCTAGTATTGTAACTAATGATGTTCTTGAAAATGCAACTttgaaattatataaaaacgatattataattgaaaaaaactCTAGAAAatcatatttcttttattttaatccaGAAAAATTGAGTACAACGTtcttaacaaataatattcaaattgAATCACTAGTTTTATCAGGAGTTTCTCTCACAAAAACTCTTGTTAATGGATCTTTTCATTGGGACTTTCCAATAAATGACCCTTCATCTAGTGTTGTAATTAAGAAACGTCAACTACCACTAGATACAACAATCCTAGTTAGTagtacaatattttattttggtGAAAAATTCCTTCTtccaataaatatttgtaactcttctaaattaaaagaacTATCAAAATT
This Strongyloides ratti genome assembly S_ratti_ED321, chromosome : 2 DNA region includes the following protein-coding sequences:
- a CDS encoding Trafficking protein particle complex subunit 11, giving the protein MEPADVTTFLPKDKLRHLVLLSGLDVVNNPFHKAIYSNFQTRSLAPDCCPLTYKIFTPENIIEIPKLIKNQSRILRFDWPLKYTHIYPAAIVLFYDLNWSTVNWEEKKRELETKIDALRNVIQKDGKPYNKGTQIILVIIQHNEGVTKEENDKLCNPKAAEILSLVKLKNNQLFVIPDTETTLYNFILRLEKQFYELTPIFYQECIRKIRSRNIPNNNSILLIRQQFKLAFLSELRQDNHTAMRNYKLAYQKCAELDMVDRDAYEILSVASVINYKICQLSFQNNLIRESFTQYVKHQNTFFNRKCGVYPDPYIAKIEFNLWKREQCVLFAKLFEKAISNGLLAIIHKNPGIYYQSAAEFQRCANIYIKEMLATISYNENNVVREDVLSFNKDLSKTHTIYFGQRPWRVLTDLMPDNVFDNSHEKSALLTLQSKILPNYQQTIQLYNIAMKHFEKFQAHRFQTRIKSQIADELISSGNYKQAQLYLYDILMEYYKSRNFVLTQNLLVKFLEIAFLNANLNDYIWAISQLSSSRQYTFLTVNVSQHTNFYTHNLISLFQGVIPAPLKSGVIPLIDSELNSIFGKWQQTLSDKPIFKINLTGLVCFLEVSVSLTQLSIENEYGNENCVLARVNIFNDLNCDISFGKLTLYIEDCCKVPSIVTNDVLENATLKLYKNDIIIEKNSRKSYFFYFNPEKLSTTFLTNNIQIESLVLSGVSLTKTLVNGSFHWDFPINDPSSSVVIKKRQLPLDTTILVSSTIFYFGEKFLLPINICNSSKLKELSKLECTISLSNQEINQVDIKADKKIYLLDPYTKTKVSSFVQIIESLAIDGSFLLNVQFDTDKPNDFYIHLNIKSSDDNSSFFKSFKVSTIQPVKWNCTIVSLANEILNQITNNTHSMIQFDFETCTEMVITSVLWNLNSYLTPTSQVCENYTVETYQSLELSSILSYLITFIASLPFGRDESINLGKITLSWKRPSTTTINNTTIDLEAFMFCGDKEQTLTLMPGEIFENCLTLFALTAGRLPYPKLNLSFVDESNTEFPKICQELALKSLPTRIFVMSTGKS